A section of the Bacillus sp. HSf4 genome encodes:
- a CDS encoding extracellular solute-binding protein yields MKKLIFSFTLLFLLASLAAGCSGKTAGKQDGDITLTMFSTMTNDSEKKALRRLADDFEKENKGVKVDINFPGADYENMLRVKMAANDMPDLFDTHGWAKIRYGEYTADLKDMDWVKQLDPNLDPILKDEDGKVYAYPFNQAKDGIVYNADLLKKYNIKPPETLDELLKALEAVKEKSGGDVIPFWFAGSDKGALAQFYDQLATPLLITDQHHNEEKALLEGTFDWSKYTLLADTFKKMQDKQLINQDILTAKSSQLVELMVQGKIAFTLSVTSIGADTKEVNPDIQLGVIPTPAVHEGDKPSWIGGERHTVAAWKDSEHLDEAKRFIEFAAQPKYVKMIAEATSFPQALTNTQAENDYAKYYEQYRDIKTEPYFDRVYLPSGMWDVMGTTGQELLAGTLTPKQVSEKEEYSRLKKQ; encoded by the coding sequence ATGAAAAAGTTGATTTTCTCTTTTACTCTCCTTTTTTTATTGGCCTCTTTGGCAGCCGGCTGTTCCGGAAAAACCGCTGGGAAGCAAGACGGCGACATCACCTTGACCATGTTTTCAACAATGACAAATGACAGTGAAAAAAAGGCCCTCAGAAGACTTGCCGATGATTTTGAAAAAGAGAATAAGGGGGTTAAGGTTGATATCAATTTCCCGGGGGCCGACTACGAAAATATGCTGCGCGTCAAAATGGCGGCGAATGATATGCCCGACTTGTTCGACACCCATGGATGGGCGAAAATCCGCTACGGCGAATATACGGCCGACTTAAAGGATATGGACTGGGTCAAACAGCTTGATCCCAACCTTGATCCGATTTTAAAGGACGAGGACGGCAAAGTATACGCCTATCCATTTAATCAGGCGAAAGACGGTATCGTCTATAACGCAGACCTTCTCAAGAAATACAATATCAAGCCTCCGGAGACACTTGACGAACTGTTGAAGGCGCTGGAGGCAGTCAAAGAAAAAAGCGGCGGCGATGTCATTCCTTTTTGGTTCGCCGGTTCTGATAAAGGTGCCCTGGCCCAGTTTTATGATCAGCTTGCTACACCACTGCTCATCACAGATCAACACCACAATGAAGAAAAAGCCCTGCTGGAAGGGACATTCGACTGGTCGAAATACACCCTGCTGGCGGATACATTCAAAAAAATGCAGGACAAACAACTGATCAATCAAGATATTTTGACGGCAAAATCCTCACAGCTGGTTGAATTGATGGTGCAGGGAAAAATCGCCTTTACACTGTCGGTGACATCGATCGGGGCTGATACGAAAGAGGTGAATCCAGATATCCAATTGGGCGTCATCCCGACACCGGCCGTACATGAAGGTGACAAACCGAGCTGGATCGGAGGAGAACGCCACACGGTTGCCGCCTGGAAAGATTCTGAACATCTCGATGAAGCGAAGCGGTTTATCGAATTTGCCGCACAGCCCAAATATGTGAAAATGATCGCTGAAGCCACTTCATTTCCTCAAGCTTTAACCAACACACAAGCTGAAAACGACTATGCCAAGTATTATGAGCAGTATCGGGATATTAAAACCGAGCCCTATTTTGACCGTGTCTATCTGCCGAGCGGAATGTGGGACGTGATGGGGACGACCGGACAGGAGCTGCTGGCCGGCACGCTGACACCGAAGCAAGTGTCGGAAAAAGAGGAATACAGCAGATTGAAGAAACAGTGA
- a CDS encoding sugar ABC transporter permease, with the protein MSELAKEKNLAMAKRKRKSLLKVSIPLWWMYFPALLLVSVFMIYPFLNGIKITFTNWNGFSQTYDWIGFGQYKRMLFDPATWLVVRNTLLYGLGSTIWQNVIGLLYALLLFQSIKMKAVTRTVVYLPVIISPLIMGYIWYFFFSYEGGALNDLLKLFGTGPVNVLSSPEINPWIIVFVNSYQFVGIAMVIYLAGLGSIPKDCYEAAQIDGASAFQQFWKITLPLLMPSVTINMVINIIGGLKLFDVILALTGGGPGNASQSMSTFMYDLYFKRQDAGYAAAQGVLMAAMILLISFSALIYFKRKEVEA; encoded by the coding sequence ATGAGCGAATTAGCTAAAGAAAAAAACCTTGCGATGGCAAAAAGGAAGAGGAAATCTTTATTAAAAGTCAGCATCCCGTTATGGTGGATGTATTTTCCCGCTTTGCTGCTTGTGTCAGTCTTTATGATCTACCCGTTTCTAAACGGAATCAAAATCACATTTACGAACTGGAACGGCTTTTCGCAAACCTATGACTGGATCGGTTTTGGCCAATATAAACGGATGCTTTTCGACCCCGCAACATGGCTTGTCGTCAGAAATACACTGCTGTACGGCTTGGGCAGCACGATTTGGCAAAACGTCATCGGACTTCTCTACGCTCTTCTTCTGTTTCAAAGCATTAAAATGAAAGCGGTGACAAGAACGGTTGTTTATCTGCCGGTCATCATCAGCCCGCTGATTATGGGATACATCTGGTATTTTTTCTTCTCTTATGAAGGCGGGGCATTGAATGATCTGCTCAAGCTGTTTGGCACAGGACCTGTCAATGTTTTGAGCAGTCCGGAGATCAACCCCTGGATTATTGTTTTCGTCAATTCCTATCAATTTGTCGGAATTGCGATGGTCATCTATTTAGCAGGGCTTGGAAGCATTCCAAAAGATTGTTATGAAGCGGCGCAGATCGACGGAGCAAGCGCTTTTCAGCAGTTTTGGAAAATTACGCTGCCGCTGTTGATGCCGTCTGTGACGATTAACATGGTGATCAACATCATCGGCGGGTTAAAGCTGTTTGATGTCATTTTGGCGCTCACCGGCGGGGGGCCGGGAAATGCATCACAATCGATGTCGACGTTTATGTATGATTTGTATTTTAAGAGACAGGATGCCGGGTATGCAGCCGCACAAGGCGTGCTGATGGCGGCGATGATTCTGTTGATCAGCTTCAGCGCCCTTATTTATTTTAAACGCAAGGAGGTGGAAGCATAG
- a CDS encoding carbohydrate ABC transporter permease: MNCSYKKRRAVWTGLSVIITVFHLVPFYILLTTALKEKGDFSSKWKFPGEFSLANFTEAWEKAGLANAFYNTAVITCVSAVLLVLLGSLAAYPLARRRTKLNQAVYFLFIAIMIIPPLTSMVPLYKMVVELGMLNTYEIAILNNTAAYMPLTIFLYAGFIRSTIPQELEEAARMDGASTAGIFFKIVFPLLKPVTATICIIACVFIWNDYQFSIFFLQDKEVQTLTVAIAGFFGQNANNLHLVAAASLMAMLPMTILFLFLQKYFIKGLSSGALKG, from the coding sequence GTGAATTGTTCGTACAAAAAGAGACGGGCTGTATGGACGGGGCTCTCTGTTATCATTACCGTTTTTCACCTTGTTCCTTTCTATATTCTGCTGACGACAGCGCTTAAGGAAAAGGGGGATTTCAGCTCGAAATGGAAGTTTCCCGGCGAATTCAGCCTTGCCAATTTTACGGAGGCTTGGGAAAAAGCCGGTCTGGCCAATGCATTCTACAACACCGCTGTGATTACATGTGTCTCCGCTGTTCTATTGGTCTTGCTCGGTTCACTGGCCGCCTACCCGCTTGCAAGGCGCCGGACGAAACTGAACCAGGCCGTTTATTTCTTATTTATTGCGATCATGATTATCCCGCCGCTGACCTCCATGGTTCCTTTATACAAGATGGTGGTTGAGCTCGGCATGCTGAACACGTATGAGATTGCGATATTGAATAATACCGCGGCCTACATGCCTTTGACGATTTTTTTATACGCCGGTTTTATCCGCTCTACCATCCCGCAGGAGCTTGAAGAAGCGGCCAGGATGGACGGAGCGAGCACAGCCGGGATCTTCTTCAAAATCGTTTTTCCTTTGCTGAAGCCGGTGACGGCGACAATCTGCATTATTGCGTGTGTTTTCATTTGGAACGATTATCAATTTTCGATTTTTTTCCTGCAGGATAAAGAAGTGCAGACGCTGACGGTGGCGATCGCCGGCTTCTTTGGGCAAAACGCGAACAATCTGCATCTGGTGGCCGCTGCTTCACTGATGGCGATGCTGCCAATGACCATTCTATTTTTGTTTCTGCAAAAATACTTTATCAAGGGATTGTCATCAGGAGCACTGAAAGGCTGA